The Apium graveolens cultivar Ventura chromosome 11, ASM990537v1, whole genome shotgun sequence genome has a window encoding:
- the LOC141698290 gene encoding uncharacterized protein LOC141698290, with translation MNHHITHSFGIQQVAESRQFKAWFLDQFGVLHDGKQAYPGAISTSRKLASSGAKMVIISNSSRRASTTMEKIGNMGFDPSLFVGAITSGELTYQHLQRRDDVWFAALGRSCIHMTWNDRGAISLEGLGLEVVEKVNDADFILAHGTEALGLSCGEALPVKLEDLEKILEQSASKQIPMVVANPDFVTVEARALRIMPGTLAEKYEKLGGEVKWMGKPGEIIYKAAMTMAGVDACDCVAVGDSLHHDIKGANIAGIQSAFITGGIHANELGLVEFGEVATQSSVEALTLKYDAYPSYVLPSFSW, from the exons ATGAATCACCACATCACACATTCCTTTGGAATTCAACAAGTTGCAGAATCTCGTCAATTTAAG GCGTGGTTCTTGGATCAATTTGGAGTGCTTCATGATGGAAAACAAGCTTATCCTGGTGCAATTTCAACAT CAAGAAAATTGGCTAGCTCTGGTGCAAAGATGGTGATCATTAGCAATTCGTCTAGACGTGCATCAACAACGATGGAAAAAATAGGGAACATGGGTTTTGATCCATCTCTGTTTGTTGGAGCAATCACGAGCGGAGAATTAACTTATCAACACCTTCAAAG GAGAGATGATGTTTGGTTTGCGGCATTGGGAAGGTCCTGCATTCACATGACGTGGAATGACCGCGGTGCTATATCCCTCGAG GGCTTAGGATTAGAGGTTGTGGAGAAAGTTAATGATGCTGATTTTATATTGGCACATGGAACTGAAGCTTTGGGACTTTCCTGTGGAGAAGCGCTGCCAGTGAAGCTCGAGGATCTTGAAAAAATATTGGAGCAGTCTGCCAGTAAACAAATACCGATGGTAGTGGCAAATCCAGATTTTGTGACGGTCGAGGCTAGAGCTTTACGCATCATGCCAG GTACATTGGCAGAAAAATATGAAAAACTTGGTGGTGAAGTAAAGTGGATGGGCAAGCCAGGGGAG ATTATCTACAAAGCAGCTATGACAATGGCTGGTGTGGATGCTTGTGACTGTGTTGCCGTGGGGGACTCTCTTCACCATGACATAAAAGGTGCAAATATTGCTGGGATCCAGTCGGCATTCATTACTGGTGGAATTCATGCTAATGAACTCGGACTTGTTGAATTTGGAGAAGTTGCAACTCAGTCTTCGGTAGAAGCTCTTACACTTAAATACGATGCCTATCCATCGTATGTATTGCCATCATTTTCCTGGTAG